The Glycine max cultivar Williams 82 chromosome 12, Glycine_max_v4.0, whole genome shotgun sequence genome window below encodes:
- the BZIP42 gene encoding transcription factor TGA9 isoform X1, giving the protein MASQRIGETGLSESGPSSHHVPYGVLHGISTSSGLINQGSAFDFGELEEAIVLQGIKIRNDEAKASALFTGRPSATLEMFPSWPMRFQQTSRGGSKSGGESTDSGSGVNTLSTKNELRFETESPISIKASPSDHHQAFDQHLQQQQQQQQQQQETATAGTSSQNQSAAKSPQEKRKGAGSTSEKPLDAKVLNDTHKHIYTLRRLAQNREAARKSRLRKKAYVQQLESSRLKLTHLEQDLQRARSQGVFMGCGGAGGSLSSGAAMFDMEYARWLEDDQRHMMELRSGLQVPLPDGELRVIVDGYLSHYDEVFRLKGVAVKTDVFHLINGMWTSPAERCFLWIGGFKPSELITMLIPQLEPLVEQQIMGIHGLRHSLVQAEEALTQGLEQLQQSLVDTIAGSPVADGVQQMVAAMGKLGNLEGFVSQADNLRQITLHQLCRLLTVRQAARCFLVIGEYYGRLRALSSLWASRPRETLISDDNSCQTTTELQMVQSSQNHFSSF; this is encoded by the exons ATGGCGAGCCAAAGAATTGGAGAAACGGGTTTGTCTGAGTCGGGACCTTCAAGTCACCATGTTCCTTATGGAGTTCTTCATGGGATTAGTACTTCATCAGGCCTAAT CAATCAAGGGTCTGCTTTTGATTTTGGGGAGTTGGAAGAGGCAATTGTTCTGCAAGGAATTAAGATAAGAAATGATGAAGCCAAAGCAT CAGCTTTATTCACAGGCAGGCCTTCGGCCACACTGGAAATGTTCCCCTCATGGCCAATGAGATTCCAGCAAACCTCAAGA GGAGGTTCAAAGTCAGGAGGGGAAAGCACTGATTCAGGATCAGGAGTGAACACTCTTTCAACCAAAAATGAGCTAAGATTTGAAACAGAATCTCCAATAAGCATAAAAGCATCTCCTTCAGATCATCATCAGGCTTTTGATCAGCACCTtcaacagcagcagcaacaacaacaacaacaacaggaGACAGCAACAGCAGGCACATCATCACAGAATCAATCAGCAGCCAAATCACCTCAAGAAAAG AGGAAAGGAGCTGGTTCCACATCAGAGAAGCCACTTGATGCAAAGGTGTTGAAtgacacacacaaacacatttat ACACTGAGACGTTTAGCTCAAAACAGAGAAGCTGCAAGGAAAAGCCGTCTCAGGAAAAAG GCTTATGTGCAGCAACTAGAGTCAAGTAGATTAAAGCTCACCCACCTTGAACAAGACCTTCAAAGAGCTCGCTCTCAG GGTGTGTTTATGGGATGTGGTGGTGCTGGTGGCAGTTTAAGTTCTG GAGCTGCAATGTTTGACATGGAGTATGCAAGATGGTTGGAGGATGATCAGCGGCACATGATGGAGCTCCGTTCGGGGCTGCAGGTGCCGCTGCCGGACGGCGAACTAAGAGTGATTGTGGATGGATATCTGTCTCATTATGATGAGGTTTTCAGGCTGAAAGGGGTGGCTGTTAAAACAGATGTGTTTCATCTTATTAATGGCATGTGGACTTCACCAGCTGAGAGATGCTTCCTCTGGATAGGTGGTTTTAAACCATCAGAGCTCATCACA ATGTTGATACCACAGTTGGAGCCCCTAGTGGAGCAGCAAATTATGGGCATACATGGACTCCGGCATTCGTTAGTACAAGCAGAAGAAGCTCTCACTCAAGGTCTTGAACAGCTTCAGCAGTCTCTTGTTGACACCATCGCCGGCAGTCCCGTCGCCGACGGTGTTCAACAGATGGTGGCAGCCATGGGTAAGCTTGGCAACCTTGAAGGATTTGTTAGTCag GCTGATAATTTGAGGCAAATAACCCTTCACCAATTATGTCGATTGCTGACAGTCCGTCAAGCAGCACGGTGTTTTCTTGTGATTGGAGAGTATTATGGCCGTCTTAGAGCCCTTAGTTCTCTTTGGGCATCAAGACCACGAGA GACATTGATAAGTGATGATAACTCATGCCAAACAACCACGGAATTGCAAATGGTTCAATCTTCTCAAAATCATTTCTCAAGTTTctga
- the BZIP42 gene encoding transcription factor TGA9 isoform X4: MASQRIGETGLSESGPSSHHVPYGVLHGISTSSGLINQGSAFDFGELEEAIVLQGIKIRNDEAKASLFTGRPSATLEMFPSWPMRFQQTSRGGSKSGGESTDSGSGVNTLSTKNELRFETESPISIKASPSDHHQAFDQHLQQQQQQQQQQQETATAGTSSQNQSAAKSPQEKRKGAGSTSEKPLDAKTLRRLAQNREAARKSRLRKKAYVQQLESSRLKLTHLEQDLQRARSQGVFMGCGGAGGSLSSGAAMFDMEYARWLEDDQRHMMELRSGLQVPLPDGELRVIVDGYLSHYDEVFRLKGVAVKTDVFHLINGMWTSPAERCFLWIGGFKPSELITMLIPQLEPLVEQQIMGIHGLRHSLVQAEEALTQGLEQLQQSLVDTIAGSPVADGVQQMVAAMGKLGNLEGFVSQADNLRQITLHQLCRLLTVRQAARCFLVIGEYYGRLRALSSLWASRPRETLISDDNSCQTTTELQMVQSSQNHFSSF, translated from the exons ATGGCGAGCCAAAGAATTGGAGAAACGGGTTTGTCTGAGTCGGGACCTTCAAGTCACCATGTTCCTTATGGAGTTCTTCATGGGATTAGTACTTCATCAGGCCTAAT CAATCAAGGGTCTGCTTTTGATTTTGGGGAGTTGGAAGAGGCAATTGTTCTGCAAGGAATTAAGATAAGAAATGATGAAGCCAAAGCAT CTTTATTCACAGGCAGGCCTTCGGCCACACTGGAAATGTTCCCCTCATGGCCAATGAGATTCCAGCAAACCTCAAGA GGAGGTTCAAAGTCAGGAGGGGAAAGCACTGATTCAGGATCAGGAGTGAACACTCTTTCAACCAAAAATGAGCTAAGATTTGAAACAGAATCTCCAATAAGCATAAAAGCATCTCCTTCAGATCATCATCAGGCTTTTGATCAGCACCTtcaacagcagcagcaacaacaacaacaacaacaggaGACAGCAACAGCAGGCACATCATCACAGAATCAATCAGCAGCCAAATCACCTCAAGAAAAG AGGAAAGGAGCTGGTTCCACATCAGAGAAGCCACTTGATGCAAAG ACACTGAGACGTTTAGCTCAAAACAGAGAAGCTGCAAGGAAAAGCCGTCTCAGGAAAAAG GCTTATGTGCAGCAACTAGAGTCAAGTAGATTAAAGCTCACCCACCTTGAACAAGACCTTCAAAGAGCTCGCTCTCAG GGTGTGTTTATGGGATGTGGTGGTGCTGGTGGCAGTTTAAGTTCTG GAGCTGCAATGTTTGACATGGAGTATGCAAGATGGTTGGAGGATGATCAGCGGCACATGATGGAGCTCCGTTCGGGGCTGCAGGTGCCGCTGCCGGACGGCGAACTAAGAGTGATTGTGGATGGATATCTGTCTCATTATGATGAGGTTTTCAGGCTGAAAGGGGTGGCTGTTAAAACAGATGTGTTTCATCTTATTAATGGCATGTGGACTTCACCAGCTGAGAGATGCTTCCTCTGGATAGGTGGTTTTAAACCATCAGAGCTCATCACA ATGTTGATACCACAGTTGGAGCCCCTAGTGGAGCAGCAAATTATGGGCATACATGGACTCCGGCATTCGTTAGTACAAGCAGAAGAAGCTCTCACTCAAGGTCTTGAACAGCTTCAGCAGTCTCTTGTTGACACCATCGCCGGCAGTCCCGTCGCCGACGGTGTTCAACAGATGGTGGCAGCCATGGGTAAGCTTGGCAACCTTGAAGGATTTGTTAGTCag GCTGATAATTTGAGGCAAATAACCCTTCACCAATTATGTCGATTGCTGACAGTCCGTCAAGCAGCACGGTGTTTTCTTGTGATTGGAGAGTATTATGGCCGTCTTAGAGCCCTTAGTTCTCTTTGGGCATCAAGACCACGAGA GACATTGATAAGTGATGATAACTCATGCCAAACAACCACGGAATTGCAAATGGTTCAATCTTCTCAAAATCATTTCTCAAGTTTctga
- the BZIP42 gene encoding transcription factor TGA9 isoform X2, with amino-acid sequence MASQRIGETGLSESGPSSHHVPYGVLHGISTSSGLINQGSAFDFGELEEAIVLQGIKIRNDEAKASLFTGRPSATLEMFPSWPMRFQQTSRGGSKSGGESTDSGSGVNTLSTKNELRFETESPISIKASPSDHHQAFDQHLQQQQQQQQQQQETATAGTSSQNQSAAKSPQEKRKGAGSTSEKPLDAKVLNDTHKHIYTLRRLAQNREAARKSRLRKKAYVQQLESSRLKLTHLEQDLQRARSQGVFMGCGGAGGSLSSGAAMFDMEYARWLEDDQRHMMELRSGLQVPLPDGELRVIVDGYLSHYDEVFRLKGVAVKTDVFHLINGMWTSPAERCFLWIGGFKPSELITMLIPQLEPLVEQQIMGIHGLRHSLVQAEEALTQGLEQLQQSLVDTIAGSPVADGVQQMVAAMGKLGNLEGFVSQADNLRQITLHQLCRLLTVRQAARCFLVIGEYYGRLRALSSLWASRPRETLISDDNSCQTTTELQMVQSSQNHFSSF; translated from the exons ATGGCGAGCCAAAGAATTGGAGAAACGGGTTTGTCTGAGTCGGGACCTTCAAGTCACCATGTTCCTTATGGAGTTCTTCATGGGATTAGTACTTCATCAGGCCTAAT CAATCAAGGGTCTGCTTTTGATTTTGGGGAGTTGGAAGAGGCAATTGTTCTGCAAGGAATTAAGATAAGAAATGATGAAGCCAAAGCAT CTTTATTCACAGGCAGGCCTTCGGCCACACTGGAAATGTTCCCCTCATGGCCAATGAGATTCCAGCAAACCTCAAGA GGAGGTTCAAAGTCAGGAGGGGAAAGCACTGATTCAGGATCAGGAGTGAACACTCTTTCAACCAAAAATGAGCTAAGATTTGAAACAGAATCTCCAATAAGCATAAAAGCATCTCCTTCAGATCATCATCAGGCTTTTGATCAGCACCTtcaacagcagcagcaacaacaacaacaacaacaggaGACAGCAACAGCAGGCACATCATCACAGAATCAATCAGCAGCCAAATCACCTCAAGAAAAG AGGAAAGGAGCTGGTTCCACATCAGAGAAGCCACTTGATGCAAAGGTGTTGAAtgacacacacaaacacatttat ACACTGAGACGTTTAGCTCAAAACAGAGAAGCTGCAAGGAAAAGCCGTCTCAGGAAAAAG GCTTATGTGCAGCAACTAGAGTCAAGTAGATTAAAGCTCACCCACCTTGAACAAGACCTTCAAAGAGCTCGCTCTCAG GGTGTGTTTATGGGATGTGGTGGTGCTGGTGGCAGTTTAAGTTCTG GAGCTGCAATGTTTGACATGGAGTATGCAAGATGGTTGGAGGATGATCAGCGGCACATGATGGAGCTCCGTTCGGGGCTGCAGGTGCCGCTGCCGGACGGCGAACTAAGAGTGATTGTGGATGGATATCTGTCTCATTATGATGAGGTTTTCAGGCTGAAAGGGGTGGCTGTTAAAACAGATGTGTTTCATCTTATTAATGGCATGTGGACTTCACCAGCTGAGAGATGCTTCCTCTGGATAGGTGGTTTTAAACCATCAGAGCTCATCACA ATGTTGATACCACAGTTGGAGCCCCTAGTGGAGCAGCAAATTATGGGCATACATGGACTCCGGCATTCGTTAGTACAAGCAGAAGAAGCTCTCACTCAAGGTCTTGAACAGCTTCAGCAGTCTCTTGTTGACACCATCGCCGGCAGTCCCGTCGCCGACGGTGTTCAACAGATGGTGGCAGCCATGGGTAAGCTTGGCAACCTTGAAGGATTTGTTAGTCag GCTGATAATTTGAGGCAAATAACCCTTCACCAATTATGTCGATTGCTGACAGTCCGTCAAGCAGCACGGTGTTTTCTTGTGATTGGAGAGTATTATGGCCGTCTTAGAGCCCTTAGTTCTCTTTGGGCATCAAGACCACGAGA GACATTGATAAGTGATGATAACTCATGCCAAACAACCACGGAATTGCAAATGGTTCAATCTTCTCAAAATCATTTCTCAAGTTTctga
- the BZIP42 gene encoding transcription factor TGA9 isoform X3 — protein sequence MASQRIGETGLSESGPSSHHVPYGVLHGISTSSGLINQGSAFDFGELEEAIVLQGIKIRNDEAKASALFTGRPSATLEMFPSWPMRFQQTSRGGSKSGGESTDSGSGVNTLSTKNELRFETESPISIKASPSDHHQAFDQHLQQQQQQQQQQQETATAGTSSQNQSAAKSPQEKRKGAGSTSEKPLDAKTLRRLAQNREAARKSRLRKKAYVQQLESSRLKLTHLEQDLQRARSQGVFMGCGGAGGSLSSGAAMFDMEYARWLEDDQRHMMELRSGLQVPLPDGELRVIVDGYLSHYDEVFRLKGVAVKTDVFHLINGMWTSPAERCFLWIGGFKPSELITMLIPQLEPLVEQQIMGIHGLRHSLVQAEEALTQGLEQLQQSLVDTIAGSPVADGVQQMVAAMGKLGNLEGFVSQADNLRQITLHQLCRLLTVRQAARCFLVIGEYYGRLRALSSLWASRPRETLISDDNSCQTTTELQMVQSSQNHFSSF from the exons ATGGCGAGCCAAAGAATTGGAGAAACGGGTTTGTCTGAGTCGGGACCTTCAAGTCACCATGTTCCTTATGGAGTTCTTCATGGGATTAGTACTTCATCAGGCCTAAT CAATCAAGGGTCTGCTTTTGATTTTGGGGAGTTGGAAGAGGCAATTGTTCTGCAAGGAATTAAGATAAGAAATGATGAAGCCAAAGCAT CAGCTTTATTCACAGGCAGGCCTTCGGCCACACTGGAAATGTTCCCCTCATGGCCAATGAGATTCCAGCAAACCTCAAGA GGAGGTTCAAAGTCAGGAGGGGAAAGCACTGATTCAGGATCAGGAGTGAACACTCTTTCAACCAAAAATGAGCTAAGATTTGAAACAGAATCTCCAATAAGCATAAAAGCATCTCCTTCAGATCATCATCAGGCTTTTGATCAGCACCTtcaacagcagcagcaacaacaacaacaacaacaggaGACAGCAACAGCAGGCACATCATCACAGAATCAATCAGCAGCCAAATCACCTCAAGAAAAG AGGAAAGGAGCTGGTTCCACATCAGAGAAGCCACTTGATGCAAAG ACACTGAGACGTTTAGCTCAAAACAGAGAAGCTGCAAGGAAAAGCCGTCTCAGGAAAAAG GCTTATGTGCAGCAACTAGAGTCAAGTAGATTAAAGCTCACCCACCTTGAACAAGACCTTCAAAGAGCTCGCTCTCAG GGTGTGTTTATGGGATGTGGTGGTGCTGGTGGCAGTTTAAGTTCTG GAGCTGCAATGTTTGACATGGAGTATGCAAGATGGTTGGAGGATGATCAGCGGCACATGATGGAGCTCCGTTCGGGGCTGCAGGTGCCGCTGCCGGACGGCGAACTAAGAGTGATTGTGGATGGATATCTGTCTCATTATGATGAGGTTTTCAGGCTGAAAGGGGTGGCTGTTAAAACAGATGTGTTTCATCTTATTAATGGCATGTGGACTTCACCAGCTGAGAGATGCTTCCTCTGGATAGGTGGTTTTAAACCATCAGAGCTCATCACA ATGTTGATACCACAGTTGGAGCCCCTAGTGGAGCAGCAAATTATGGGCATACATGGACTCCGGCATTCGTTAGTACAAGCAGAAGAAGCTCTCACTCAAGGTCTTGAACAGCTTCAGCAGTCTCTTGTTGACACCATCGCCGGCAGTCCCGTCGCCGACGGTGTTCAACAGATGGTGGCAGCCATGGGTAAGCTTGGCAACCTTGAAGGATTTGTTAGTCag GCTGATAATTTGAGGCAAATAACCCTTCACCAATTATGTCGATTGCTGACAGTCCGTCAAGCAGCACGGTGTTTTCTTGTGATTGGAGAGTATTATGGCCGTCTTAGAGCCCTTAGTTCTCTTTGGGCATCAAGACCACGAGA GACATTGATAAGTGATGATAACTCATGCCAAACAACCACGGAATTGCAAATGGTTCAATCTTCTCAAAATCATTTCTCAAGTTTctga
- the LOC100804357 gene encoding F-box/LRR-repeat protein At1g67190 yields MDQLPVEVIGNILSHLRAARDVVIASASCRKWRLACCKHLHTLSFNSKDWPIYRDLTTTRLEILITQTIFQTSGLQSLSILMEDVDEFSASTVTAWLLYTRETLRQLHYNVKTTPNVNILEICGRHKLEILDLAHNSIVGVEPNYQRFPCLKSLSLSYVSISALDLNLLVSACPKIETFELVNPEIAMSDAQVTVELSSSTLKSVYVEAISLDKFLLEADGLECLHLKDCALEFFELIGKGTLKHFKIDDVSVIHLDIGETVENLETVDISNFPIIWPKFYQMISRSSNLKRLRLWDVMFDDEDEVVDLETIATCFPYLSHLSLSYDVRDGVLYYGLQGSSYLESVVVLELGWTVINDLFSHWVEGLLKRCPNLKKLVIHGIVSEAKSHEECQMLANFTTSMVELMRRYTHVDPYFKYE; encoded by the coding sequence ATGGACCAGCTTCCTGTTGAAGTGATTGGGAACATTCTGTCACACTTGAGGGCTGCAAGAGATGTGGTGATAGCTTCCGCATCATGCAGGAAATGGCGACTAGCGTGCTGCAAGCACCTTCATACACTCTCCTTCAACTCCAAAGATTGGCCCATTTACCGGGATTTGACAACTACCCGCCTTGAGATTTTGATCACACAAACCATTTTCCAGACCTCAGGGTTGCAGTCCCTCTCCATTTTGATGGAAGATGTGGATGAATTCTCGGCTTCCACTGTTACTGCTTGGCTCTTGTACACCAGGGAAACTCTCAGGCAATTGCATTATAATGTCAAGACTACGCCTAATGTTAACATTCTTGAAATATGTGGCAGGCATAAGCTGGAAATACTGGATCTGGCTCATAATTCCATTGTGGGGGTTGAGCCTAATTATCAGCGGTTCCCTTGTTTGAAATCTCTTTCCTTGAGTTATGTTAGTATATCTGCATTGGATCTAAATCTTTTGGTGTCTGCATGTCCGAAGATTGAAACTTTTGAACTTGTCAATCCAGAGATTGCAATGTCTGATGCACAGGTGACCGTTGAATTGAGTAGCTCAACGCTGAAGAGTGTGTATGTAGAAGCAATTAGTTTGGACAAGTTTTTATTGGAGGCTGATGGGCTTGAGTGCTTGCACTTGAAAGATTGTGCACTCGAGTTTTTTGAACTCATTGGCAAGGGGACCTTGAAGCATTTTAAGATTGATGATGTTAGTGTTATACATCTTGATATTGGTGAGACAGTTGAGAATCTTGAGACTGTGGATATCAGCAACTTCCCAATTATATGGCCAAAGTTTTACCAGATGATTTCAAGATCGTCGAATTTGAAGAGGCTTCGGCTTTGGGATGTAATGTTTGATGATGAGGATGAGGTTGTGGATTTGGAAACAATCGCGACTTGCTTTCCCTACCTGAGCCATTTATCTCTGAGTTATGATGTGAGGGATGGAGTGCTTTACTATGGTTTACAAGGCTCTTCCTATCTGGAGAGTGTTGTTGTCTTGGAGCTTGGCTGGACTGTGATCAATGATCTTTTCTCCCACTGGGTTGAGGGTCTGCTCAAGCGTTGCCCCAATCTGAAGAAGTTGGTCATTCATGGGATTGTTTCTGAGGCTAAGTCTCATGAAGAATGCCAGATGTTAGCCAATTTCACTACATCCATGGTTGAGCTGATGAGGAGATACACACATGTAGATCCATATTTTAAGTATgaataa